Proteins encoded in a region of the Zea mays cultivar B73 chromosome 2, Zm-B73-REFERENCE-NAM-5.0, whole genome shotgun sequence genome:
- the LOC103646305 gene encoding uncharacterized protein LOC103646305 precursor has product MALLSLLAFLLATAAAPAAVAAVGNATYDGSKTDASPAVLCNGEGCEPPAQPLPIYGYPSPAAPSLPSAPPAPPSAPGSQTPCPPVTVVCCGGAGGQLPQQPNREPPGAGGYVPYYNTSAASPPALLLAPVTGGYYVMAMACIFLLWTLV; this is encoded by the coding sequence ATGGCGCTTCTCTCGCTCCTCGCCTTCCTGCTGGCAACGGCTGCAGCCCCCGCCGCAGTCGCCGCCGTGGGCAACGCAACATACGACGGTAGCAAGACGGACGCGTCCCCGGCGGTCCTATGCAACGGCGAGGGGTGTGAGCCACCGGCGCAGCCGCTGCCGATCTACGGGTACCCGTCACCGGCGGCACCGTCGCTGCCTTCCGCACCGCCGGCGCCGCCATCGGCCCCGGGGTCACAGACGCCGTGCCCGCCGGTGACCGTCGTCTGCTGCGGCGGTGCCGGGGGGCAGCTGCCACAGCAACCGAACCGCGAGCCTCCTGGCGCCGGTGGCTACGTGCCCTATTACAACACCTCAGCTGCCTCGCCTCCTGCGCTGCTGCTCGCTCCCGTTACTGGTGGTTACTACGTGATGGCTATGGCTTGCATCTTTTTACTGTGGACTCTGGTGTAG
- the LOC100192019 gene encoding Glycosyl hydrolase 5 family protein precursor: MGCSCPPLADAACLALLLLALSLACRHHHGCAAATLSTASRWVLDESGSRVKLACVNWPSHLEPVLAEGLGKRPVGAIAADVAAMGFNCVRFTWPTFLVTDASYSDLTVAQSFQRLNLTESLAGIRVNNPGVVDLKLIDAFKAVVSSLGEHNLMVILDNHLSKPGWCCSNTDGSGFFGDTYFDPDVWVDGLTKMATMFAGVPNVVGMSLRNELRGPRQNVNDWYKYMQRGAEAVHAANPRVLVILSGLSFDNDLAFLNSRPVNLSFTGKVAFEVHWYSFSNGPEWSSGNANQACARITAGITRRAFYLLDRGWPVILSEFGVDNRGVNTNDNRYYGCAAAAAADLDLDWALWALQGSYYLREGVLGLDEVYGVLDWAWCRPRNDTALRRVQALQRPLRGPGLAEAAPYTVLFHPVSGMCVVRRSPTPSLTQPFQLSLGPCNETEAWEYSAQQQRLALRDAALLCLRAEGAGRPASLAVSCGDAMARWGFVSDSKLHVAVNATSSAGSVGDGLLCLDVGADGRSVVTNPCRCLSADNSCDPQGQWFKLVSSTRSVVTKQTMLAQLPLKLKDWKIRSF; the protein is encoded by the exons ATGGGGTGTTCGTGTCCTCCGCTCGCCGACGCCGCGTGCCTGGCCCTGCTTCTTCTGGCCTTGTCGTTGGCGTGTCGCCACCACCACGGGTGCGCGGCGGCCACGCTGTCGACGGCGTCGCGGTGGGTGCTGGACGAGAGCGGGAGCCGGGTGAAGCTGGCGTGCGTGAACTGGCCGTCGCACCTGGAGCCGGTGCTGGCGGAGGGGCTGGGCAAGCGGCCCGTCGGCGCCATCGCCGCGGACGTGGCCGCCATGGGGTTCAACTGCGTCAGGTTCACGTGGCCCACGTTCCTGGTCACCGACGCCTCCTACTCCGACCTCACCGTCGCGCAGTCCTTCCAGCGGCTCAACCTCACCGAGTCGCTCGCCGGCATCAGGGTCAACAACCCCGGGGTCGTCGACCTCAAGCTCATCGACGCCTTCAAG GCCGTGGTGAGCAGCCTGGGCGAGCACAACCTGATGGTCATCCTGGACAACCACCTGAGCAAGCCCGGGTGGTGCTGCAGCAACACCGACGGCAGCGGCTTCTTCGGCGACACCTACTTCGACCCGGACGTCTGGGTCGACGGCCTCACCAAGATGGCCACCATGTTCGCCGGCGTCCCCAATGTCGTCGGCATGAGCCTTCGGAACGAGCTCAGGGGCCCCAGGCAGAACGTGAACGACTGGTACAA GTACATGCAGCGCGGCGCGGAGGCGGTGCACGCGGCGAACCCGCGCGTGCTGGTCATCCTCTCGGGCCTCAGCTTCGACAACGACCTGGCCTTCCTCAACTCGCGGCCGGTGAACCTCAGCTTCACCGGGAAGGTGGCGTTCGAGGTGCACTGGTACAGCTTCTCCAACGGTCCCGAGTGGAGCTCGGGCAACGCCAACCAGGCGTGCGCGCGCATCACGGCCGGCATCACCCGCCGCGCGTTCTACCTGCTCGACAGGGGCTGGCCCGTCATCCTCAGCGAGTTCGGGGTCGACAACCGCGGCGTCAACACCAACGACAACCGCTACTACggctgcgccgccgccgccgcggccgaCCTGGACCTGGACTGGGCGCTCTGGGCGCTGCAGGGGAGCTACTACCTCCGCGAGGGCGTCCTGGGGCTCGACGAGGTCTACGGCGTCCTCGACTGGGCCTGGTGCAGGCCGCGCAACGACACCGCGCTGCGCAGGGTCCAGGCCCTCCAGCGCCCGCTCAGGGGGCCCGGCCTCGCGGAGGCGGCGCCGTACACCGTGCTGTTCCACCCGGTGTCCGGGATGTGCGTGGTGCGCCGGTCGCCGACGCCGTCGCTGACGCAGCCCTTTCAGCTGAGCCTGGGCCCCTGCAACGAGACGGAGGCGTGGGAGTACAGCGCGCAGCAGCAGCGACTGGCGCTGCGGGACGCTGCGCTGCTGTGCCTCCGCGCCGAGGGCGCCGGCAGGCCCGCGAGCCTCGCCGTGAGCTGCGGCGACGCCATGGCAAGGTGGGGCTTCGTGTCTGACTCCAAGCTGCACGTCGCCGTCAACGCCACGTCGTCGGCCGGGAGCGTCGGCGACGGCTTGCTCTGCCTGGACGTGGGCGCGGACGGCCGGAGCGTCGTGACCAACCCGTGCCGCTGCCTGAGCGCGGACAACAGCTGCGACCCGCAGGGACAGTGGTTCAAGCTCGTGAGCAGCACGAGGAGCGTGGTCACCAAGCAGACCATGCTCGCGCAGCTGCCGCTCAAGCTCAAAGACTGGAAGATCAGGTCGTTTTGA